A single region of the Anguilla rostrata isolate EN2019 chromosome 11, ASM1855537v3, whole genome shotgun sequence genome encodes:
- the tnfrsf9a gene encoding tumor necrosis factor receptor superfamily member 9a isoform X1 — protein sequence METAIRAVLPAVLLLIGCLEGCRGDGKTGCAIWLPYGETDVCCEKCRPGNRMVSKCGPDPSELCVPCGAGTYITEHALYACHSCTQCKGAQMMRQACTSSRDTVCGCVDGFRCADTECSRCAKECGRGEEPTDKLTCQACPEGTFNDQLHQKCIPWRTSCPLPGQGIVALGTAVHDIVCGNISDPVPDVKPKPEVDDGDAGRVSLMVLIACLSLTAITAAAGAVACGILRKRKEKTTKNTPAVADKPTTEGPQWEEQQVECSLCHPQQEECGSQDSVASHGSEDKLLPV from the exons ATGGAGACCGCCATCCGCGCCGTTCTTCCCGCTGTgctgctcctgattggctgtctggaAGGTTGTCGTGGGGATGGAAAGACTGGCTGCGCGATCTGGCTTCCCTACGGAGAGACGGACGTGTGCTGTGAGAAGTGCCGACCCG GAAACCGTATGGTCTCAAAGTGCGGGCCGGACCCCAGTGAGCTGTGTGTCCCATGTGGGGCAGGAACCTACATCACAGAGCACGCACTGTACGCCTGTCACAGCTGTACACAGTGCAAAG GGGCACAGATGATGAGGCAGGCCTGCACCAGCAGCAGGGACacggtgtgcgggtgtgtggaCGGGTTCCGCTGTGCGGACACTGAGTGCTCGCGCTGCGCCAAGGAGTGCGGAAGAGGGGAGGAGCCCACGGACAAAC TGACCTGCCAGGCCTGTCCGGAGGGGACGTTCAACGACCAACTTCATCAGAAATGCATTCCCTGGAGAACCAG CTGCCCTCTCCCGGGACAGGGAATCGTGGCTCTGGGCACCGCGGTCCATGACATCGTCTGCGGCAACATCTCTGACCCCGTCCCGGACGTGAAACCCAAACCGGAGGTCGACGATGGGG acgcaGGGCGCGTCTCCTTGATGGTGCTGATCGCCTGCCTGAGTCTTACCGCCATCACGGCCGCTGCTGGCGCGGTCGCCTGCGGAatcctgaggaagaggaaggagaagacGACGAAGAACACGCCGGCGGTGGCTGACAAACCTACGACAG aagGACCCCagtgggaggagcagcaggtggagTGCAGTCTCTGCCACCCACAGCAGGAGGAATGTGGGAGCCAGGACTCTGTCGCCTCCCACGGGTCGGAGGACAAACTGCTTCCTGTGTAA
- the tnfrsf9a gene encoding tumor necrosis factor receptor superfamily member 9a isoform X2 produces the protein METAIRAVLPAVLLLIGCLEGCRGDGKTGCAIWLPYGETDVCCEKCRPGNRMVSKCGPDPSELCVPCGAGTYITEHALYACHSCTQCKGAQMMRQACTSSRDTVCGCVDGFRCADTECSRCAKECGRGEEPTDKLTCQACPEGTFNDQLHQKCIPWRTSCPLPGQGIVALGTAVHDIVCGNISDPVPDVKPKPEVDDGGRVSLMVLIACLSLTAITAAAGAVACGILRKRKEKTTKNTPAVADKPTTEGPQWEEQQVECSLCHPQQEECGSQDSVASHGSEDKLLPV, from the exons ATGGAGACCGCCATCCGCGCCGTTCTTCCCGCTGTgctgctcctgattggctgtctggaAGGTTGTCGTGGGGATGGAAAGACTGGCTGCGCGATCTGGCTTCCCTACGGAGAGACGGACGTGTGCTGTGAGAAGTGCCGACCCG GAAACCGTATGGTCTCAAAGTGCGGGCCGGACCCCAGTGAGCTGTGTGTCCCATGTGGGGCAGGAACCTACATCACAGAGCACGCACTGTACGCCTGTCACAGCTGTACACAGTGCAAAG GGGCACAGATGATGAGGCAGGCCTGCACCAGCAGCAGGGACacggtgtgcgggtgtgtggaCGGGTTCCGCTGTGCGGACACTGAGTGCTCGCGCTGCGCCAAGGAGTGCGGAAGAGGGGAGGAGCCCACGGACAAAC TGACCTGCCAGGCCTGTCCGGAGGGGACGTTCAACGACCAACTTCATCAGAAATGCATTCCCTGGAGAACCAG CTGCCCTCTCCCGGGACAGGGAATCGTGGCTCTGGGCACCGCGGTCCATGACATCGTCTGCGGCAACATCTCTGACCCCGTCCCGGACGTGAAACCCAAACCGGAGGTCGACGATGGGG GGCGCGTCTCCTTGATGGTGCTGATCGCCTGCCTGAGTCTTACCGCCATCACGGCCGCTGCTGGCGCGGTCGCCTGCGGAatcctgaggaagaggaaggagaagacGACGAAGAACACGCCGGCGGTGGCTGACAAACCTACGACAG aagGACCCCagtgggaggagcagcaggtggagTGCAGTCTCTGCCACCCACAGCAGGAGGAATGTGGGAGCCAGGACTCTGTCGCCTCCCACGGGTCGGAGGACAAACTGCTTCCTGTGTAA